The Thermodesulfovibrionia bacterium region ACACTGACCTTCTCAGAAGCCATTGGACTGCCGAAATAATGTTTGACTTGCCAGAGTTATTGTATCCGATAAGGGAGGTGAATCTCGCGAGAGGGAAACTAGCGTCTCTACAGGATTTGAAATTCACGATCTCGATGCGCTCTATGAAGACAGGCATTCTCTACTCTCAATTTGCGAATTCCAGACCGGAACAAAATGTCCATTTTCCTACAGTATTAAAAGTAGGCTAAGTCAACCTAGCTCAGTGGCGAGTCACTAACTTTGTGGACGATGTATCTCTTGATTTTTCTTGTAGGAGCTATTACCGCATTTGCGCTCAAATACAACCGCCCCTCTCGCTTCATATTGTTTTCATGTAGAGACCATGTAATCAATGCTTTTTGCCGTTCCGAGCTACTCAAATCTATATTGAAAGACACTGTTCTTCCTTCGATGAGATCAAAGAATTTTCCCCAACCCGTGAGCGAATTGTACTTAGTAA contains the following coding sequences:
- a CDS encoding AAA family ATPase — protein: MPVFIERIEIVNFKSCRDASFPLARFTSLIGYNNSGKSNIISAVQWLLRRSVLDESAFGHLRKLTNSCKLSQNLYTRE